One window of uncultured Trichococcus sp. genomic DNA carries:
- a CDS encoding glycoside hydrolase family 3 N-terminal domain-containing protein, translating to MMDVQTQKIEALIGEMTLEEKIGQLQQCGPSLVGAFEVSFEELLDMMFDGRISQEEFGRLMSTAEKDFHEEDLRAGKIGSYNGVGDALTANRLQKIAVEESRLGIPLLFGYDVIHGFRTVTPIPLAESCAWDPELWQQTARMSAEEATAAGIHMTFAPMVDVAKDARWGRVSEGAGEDTLLNGDYGAAKVRGFQGEDLSQADAMAACLKHFAAYGAGEAGKDYNRVDMSEQCLWEEYLPAYKACVDAGARAVMPAFNDLNGVPCTVNEWLLRDVLRDEWGFEGITVSDANAIAECVNHGVVADRQEAAKEALQAGIDMDMTSNVYAENLAGLIEAKEVAVDLLDQAVYRILKLKVELGLFEHPYRTDEEKEKATLVRPEYRALAREAATKSMVLLKNDAVLPLNPQQKIAVFGALANDPGQMTGAWAIGAQEDDCVSLVQAMDTQGIRYAYHPGIVDGIVETDEIGKAIASADVLILAIGEQKEESGEAASKADISLPAIQLELAETLLRTGKPVVAVLFNGRPLAIPTVAEQVPAILEAWHPGIEAGNAILDILYGAVNPSAKLTTTFPFATGQCPLYYDHISTGRPGGKSKFTSKYLDTPLEPVYPFGYGLSYTAFSYSNLQVGTRDDAVHLAVTVTNSGTREGEEIVQCYVQDIVAKRARPVKQLKAYQKVLLQPGESITMEFEMPFEKLGYYDQKMDYTLEAGAFRFFVGGNSRDTLSETIHLSFI from the coding sequence ATGATGGATGTGCAGACACAAAAAATAGAAGCCTTGATCGGCGAAATGACTTTGGAAGAAAAAATCGGGCAGCTGCAGCAATGCGGACCTTCCCTGGTGGGCGCCTTCGAGGTCAGCTTCGAGGAACTGCTGGACATGATGTTCGACGGACGGATCAGTCAGGAAGAATTCGGCCGGTTGATGAGCACGGCCGAAAAAGACTTCCATGAAGAGGATCTGCGGGCCGGAAAGATCGGTTCGTACAACGGCGTCGGGGATGCGCTGACAGCGAACCGGCTCCAAAAAATAGCCGTGGAGGAAAGCCGTCTGGGCATTCCTTTGCTGTTCGGCTATGATGTGATCCATGGTTTCCGGACGGTGACGCCGATCCCGTTGGCTGAAAGTTGCGCCTGGGATCCTGAACTATGGCAGCAAACGGCCAGAATGTCTGCGGAAGAGGCTACTGCGGCGGGTATTCACATGACGTTCGCCCCGATGGTGGACGTCGCGAAAGATGCGCGCTGGGGCCGTGTCAGTGAAGGCGCTGGCGAGGATACTCTGCTGAACGGCGACTATGGTGCAGCCAAAGTGAGAGGCTTTCAGGGCGAGGACTTGTCGCAAGCGGACGCGATGGCAGCCTGTCTCAAGCACTTTGCGGCTTATGGAGCCGGGGAAGCCGGCAAGGATTACAATCGGGTGGATATGTCCGAGCAATGCTTGTGGGAGGAATATTTGCCTGCCTACAAAGCCTGCGTAGATGCCGGGGCACGTGCTGTCATGCCTGCTTTCAACGATCTGAACGGCGTGCCGTGCACCGTGAACGAGTGGCTGTTGCGGGATGTCTTGCGGGATGAATGGGGCTTCGAAGGCATCACGGTAAGCGACGCGAATGCCATCGCTGAATGCGTCAATCATGGCGTTGTCGCGGATCGGCAAGAAGCGGCCAAAGAAGCGCTGCAGGCAGGGATCGATATGGACATGACTTCGAATGTCTACGCTGAGAACCTTGCCGGATTGATCGAAGCCAAGGAAGTAGCAGTAGATTTATTGGACCAAGCCGTATACCGCATCCTCAAGCTTAAAGTCGAACTCGGCTTGTTTGAACATCCTTACCGTACGGATGAAGAAAAAGAAAAGGCGACTTTGGTAAGGCCGGAATACCGGGCGCTTGCCCGCGAAGCGGCGACCAAATCGATGGTATTGCTGAAAAACGATGCTGTCTTGCCGCTGAATCCGCAGCAAAAAATCGCCGTTTTCGGCGCGCTTGCGAACGATCCGGGCCAGATGACCGGCGCTTGGGCAATCGGGGCGCAGGAAGACGACTGCGTCAGCCTCGTTCAGGCCATGGATACACAGGGAATCCGCTACGCCTATCATCCCGGCATCGTCGATGGGATTGTGGAGACGGATGAGATCGGAAAGGCAATTGCAAGCGCGGATGTGCTGATTTTGGCAATCGGCGAGCAAAAAGAAGAGAGCGGGGAAGCTGCAAGCAAGGCCGACATCTCCTTACCGGCCATCCAATTGGAACTCGCAGAAACGCTGCTTCGGACAGGGAAACCGGTCGTTGCCGTGCTGTTCAACGGCAGGCCGCTGGCGATCCCGACTGTTGCGGAACAGGTGCCTGCCATCCTTGAGGCTTGGCATCCGGGAATCGAAGCCGGGAACGCGATTTTGGATATTCTCTATGGTGCGGTGAATCCGAGCGCAAAATTGACGACAACGTTTCCGTTCGCAACGGGACAATGCCCGCTTTACTATGACCACATTTCCACTGGACGTCCCGGAGGCAAATCCAAATTTACCTCGAAATATTTAGACACGCCGCTTGAACCCGTGTACCCGTTCGGCTATGGTTTGAGCTATACGGCATTTTCCTACAGTAACCTGCAAGTGGGAACAAGGGATGATGCGGTCCATCTTGCGGTGACCGTCACGAACAGCGGTACACGTGAAGGTGAAGAAATCGTCCAATGCTACGTGCAAGACATTGTGGCCAAACGGGCGCGTCCGGTCAAGCAGTTGAAAGCCTATCAGAAGGTCTTGCTTCAGCCGGGGGAATCGATTACGATGGAATTTGAAATGCCGTTCGAAAAATTGGGTTACTATGATCAGAAAATGGACTATACTTTGGAAGCTGGCGCATTCCGATTTTTTGTCGGCGGAAATTCCAGGGATACCCTTTCGGAAACGATCCATCTATCATTCATTTAA
- a CDS encoding glycoside hydrolase family 3 N-terminal domain-containing protein produces the protein MVRLTEKPFFLSDDQISWVENTVSEMTVEEKIGQIFCPIAGNPEDQALTEFVQKYQPGGMMFRPMPAKAIRQAHGVLQNESKIPLLLAANLEAGGNGICSDGTYYGRPMGVAATAEEQEAYQLGFVSGREAQAVGCNWAFSPIVDIDMNFKNPITNVRTFGSDVAQVIDFSRQQMKGLHENGIATAVKHFPGDGVDERDQHLVSTVNTLSVPEWDESYGKVYKAMIEEGALSVMIGHILQPAYSKALNPALADKDILPASLSKELVNGLLRDRLGFNGVAVTDATPMIGYNAAMSRKKAIPTTINAGCDMILFNKNIDEDYQAMRDAVSSGDVTMERLDEAVTRILAMKASMGLVDKQQANSLIPDVEALNTVGCPEHLELARKSADKAITLVKDTQNLLPISPEKTPRVRVYMLEDRLSGGFKDGGASEGSFIGKLSEAGFAVETFNYEQLNFHEIFEEGVDDLKAKVDLVIYVANYDTASNQTTRRIDWIRMMAADAPWFVQDVPTLFVSLANPYHLFDAPMIKTYINGYSANDTVNEVLVEKLVGKSAFQGKSPVDPFCGVWGTNL, from the coding sequence ATGGTACGTTTAACAGAAAAGCCGTTTTTTTTATCGGATGACCAAATTTCTTGGGTAGAAAATACAGTAAGCGAGATGACAGTGGAAGAAAAAATCGGGCAAATTTTCTGCCCGATCGCCGGGAATCCGGAAGATCAGGCATTGACGGAATTTGTGCAGAAATACCAGCCGGGCGGCATGATGTTCCGCCCGATGCCTGCGAAAGCGATCAGACAGGCGCACGGGGTTCTGCAGAACGAAAGCAAAATCCCTTTGTTGTTGGCGGCGAATCTTGAAGCCGGCGGAAACGGGATCTGCTCGGACGGAACGTATTACGGCCGTCCGATGGGTGTCGCGGCGACCGCCGAGGAGCAGGAAGCCTATCAACTGGGCTTTGTTTCCGGCCGTGAAGCGCAGGCAGTCGGGTGCAACTGGGCGTTTTCCCCGATTGTGGATATCGACATGAACTTCAAAAATCCGATCACGAACGTCCGGACGTTCGGTTCGGACGTTGCTCAAGTGATTGATTTTTCCCGCCAGCAAATGAAAGGCCTGCACGAGAACGGCATCGCCACGGCAGTCAAACACTTCCCAGGCGACGGCGTGGACGAGCGCGACCAACATCTGGTGAGCACCGTGAACACCCTGTCCGTTCCGGAATGGGACGAAAGCTACGGCAAAGTCTACAAAGCCATGATCGAAGAGGGCGCATTGTCCGTCATGATCGGGCATATCCTGCAGCCGGCCTACAGCAAAGCGCTCAATCCCGCTTTGGCGGACAAAGACATTCTACCGGCTTCCTTGTCGAAGGAATTGGTGAACGGCCTGCTGCGCGACCGCCTGGGCTTCAACGGCGTAGCGGTTACCGATGCCACGCCGATGATCGGCTACAATGCCGCGATGTCCCGCAAGAAGGCGATCCCGACAACGATCAATGCCGGCTGCGACATGATCCTGTTCAACAAAAACATCGATGAGGATTACCAAGCGATGCGCGATGCAGTGAGCAGTGGCGACGTAACGATGGAGCGGCTGGATGAAGCTGTCACGCGGATTCTGGCGATGAAAGCCAGCATGGGCTTGGTCGATAAGCAACAAGCCAACAGCCTGATTCCTGATGTGGAAGCACTGAATACCGTGGGCTGTCCGGAGCATCTGGAATTGGCAAGAAAGAGCGCGGACAAAGCCATCACTTTGGTTAAAGACACCCAAAATCTGTTGCCGATCTCACCGGAGAAAACGCCGCGCGTACGGGTCTATATGCTGGAAGACCGATTGAGCGGCGGATTTAAGGATGGCGGGGCTTCCGAGGGGTCCTTCATAGGGAAACTGAGCGAAGCCGGCTTTGCGGTAGAAACATTCAATTATGAACAATTGAACTTCCATGAAATCTTTGAAGAAGGCGTGGACGATCTGAAAGCTAAAGTGGATCTGGTCATCTACGTCGCGAATTACGATACCGCGAGCAACCAGACGACACGCCGGATCGATTGGATCCGTATGATGGCGGCTGATGCGCCTTGGTTTGTCCAGGATGTCCCTACGTTGTTCGTATCCTTGGCGAACCCTTATCATCTGTTCGATGCGCCGATGATCAAGACTTACATCAACGGCTACTCGGCGAACGACACCGTCAACGAAGTGCTCGTGGAAAAACTGGTCGGTAAGTCCGCATTCCAAGGCAAGAGCCCGGTCGATCCGTTCTGCGGCGTCTGGGGCACGAACTTATAA
- a CDS encoding AraC family transcriptional regulator, with the protein MPYYITYGEFQKQMTDYYRKAGKRMQFTEMTDYLYRKGLLKQTIEMPNLNGLFENMSDDDFEKITDSFVHILTPQVPATSSVVETDIIPHKRDVFIIRHPQFTRPNPHTHNFFEINYVVRGSCRFTFEDETSTLQEGELCIIAPSSRHDILIDDESIVYTILLRKSSFDTIFFSLLSGKDLLSYFFRKILQDDTSPNFLLFKTGQNDQLKPIIRNAMVECHRYDNYSNSCCINWINLMFSNLLRNYSESMQFHNYHIGTDFSVILQYIQHHYQELSLSRLAEEFHYSEPYLSTMIRENTGYNFTDLVRRLRLAHAIEYLENSNLKISEIATQVGYKSTDHFSRVFRTTYQVSPVQYRKQHAHTEESFNPFI; encoded by the coding sequence ATGCCCTACTATATCACGTACGGTGAATTCCAAAAACAAATGACCGATTATTACCGCAAGGCCGGCAAACGGATGCAATTTACCGAAATGACGGACTACCTTTACCGTAAGGGTTTGTTGAAACAGACAATCGAAATGCCCAATCTAAACGGCCTCTTTGAAAATATGTCGGATGACGATTTCGAAAAAATCACCGATTCTTTTGTGCATATCCTGACGCCGCAAGTTCCTGCAACGTCTTCTGTCGTCGAGACGGATATCATTCCTCACAAACGCGATGTTTTCATCATTCGCCACCCCCAGTTCACCCGGCCGAATCCGCATACGCATAACTTTTTTGAAATCAACTATGTCGTGCGGGGCAGCTGTCGGTTCACTTTTGAGGATGAAACTTCCACCCTGCAGGAAGGGGAACTGTGCATCATCGCACCTTCTTCAAGGCATGATATTTTGATCGATGATGAATCGATTGTGTACACGATTCTGCTCCGGAAAAGTTCCTTCGACACGATTTTCTTCTCGTTGCTGTCAGGCAAAGATCTGCTTTCTTACTTTTTCCGCAAAATCCTCCAGGATGATACGAGTCCTAATTTCCTGTTGTTCAAAACCGGTCAGAACGACCAACTGAAACCGATCATCCGCAATGCGATGGTCGAATGCCATCGCTACGACAACTACAGCAACAGCTGCTGCATCAATTGGATCAATTTGATGTTCTCCAACTTGCTGCGCAATTACAGCGAAAGCATGCAATTCCATAACTATCACATCGGTACCGATTTTTCCGTCATCCTGCAGTATATCCAGCACCATTACCAGGAGCTGTCGCTGTCCCGTTTGGCCGAGGAATTCCATTACAGCGAGCCGTATCTGTCAACGATGATCCGGGAAAATACCGGCTACAATTTCACCGATCTGGTCCGGCGCCTGCGCTTGGCGCATGCGATCGAATACCTGGAGAACTCCAACCTGAAAATCAGCGAAATCGCCACGCAAGTCGGCTACAAGTCGACCGATCATTTTTCGCGCGTGTTCCGCACAACCTATCAGGTCTCACCGGTGCAATACCGCAAACAGCACGCGCACACGGAAGAATCATTCAATCCATTCATTTAA
- a CDS encoding MFS transporter has protein sequence MAEKTEATVLVENETNAPKEKVSNLFAWSHATSVSGTAMLIAAIIASYFSVFMTDTMRIPAAAASMIMFVATLWDAINDPMMGVLADRTKSKWGRYRPYFIVAPILLTIFGTLIWLNPDFSTNGKIIYVLITYIGYGMTVTLYTMPQMAILPAHVKTDEQRNKVIMMGAGATAVMFTVGASFTPQMKAFFEGTFGVSNGYIPLMLVLGFFSCLSFWGLFATAKEKYIAPVSDTPLTQDLKKILRHKELTPFVIVWIMASMGYGLMFASSVFYMLYYLARPDLISIYMLIVSIGALISMVVLMPICMRIFKTAQKTLFVTQIIAIICYVTLFFVGNKSMMLLYVITFIATAFASMSNALVNVLVNDAIDYVQFKDGITANGVISSIKGFAQKCGNTVTNSGILAVLAWAGYRAGEIGNQPESTLLAINFLRFGAPALAGAILLIALKFNPVEKHRADIQEMKDLIRDHSEDNHEA, from the coding sequence ATGGCAGAAAAGACAGAAGCAACAGTGTTGGTGGAAAATGAAACAAACGCACCAAAAGAAAAAGTCAGTAACCTATTTGCCTGGTCGCATGCTACGTCGGTAAGTGGAACCGCTATGTTGATAGCAGCCATTATTGCAAGTTATTTCTCGGTATTTATGACGGACACGATGAGGATCCCGGCAGCGGCAGCTTCAATGATCATGTTTGTGGCGACTTTATGGGACGCGATCAATGACCCGATGATGGGGGTTCTTGCCGATCGGACGAAATCAAAATGGGGCCGTTATCGCCCGTACTTCATCGTGGCACCGATTTTGCTCACCATTTTTGGGACACTGATTTGGTTGAATCCTGATTTCTCGACGAACGGCAAAATCATCTATGTGCTGATCACCTATATCGGCTACGGTATGACGGTTACGCTGTATACGATGCCGCAGATGGCGATCTTGCCTGCACATGTGAAAACAGATGAGCAACGCAACAAAGTCATCATGATGGGCGCGGGCGCGACAGCGGTCATGTTCACAGTCGGGGCATCATTCACTCCACAAATGAAAGCGTTCTTCGAAGGGACATTCGGAGTATCGAACGGCTACATTCCATTGATGCTCGTTCTTGGATTTTTTTCCTGCCTCTCGTTCTGGGGTTTGTTTGCAACAGCGAAAGAAAAATACATCGCTCCTGTAAGCGATACGCCGCTCACACAAGATTTGAAGAAAATTCTGCGCCATAAAGAATTGACGCCGTTCGTCATCGTTTGGATCATGGCTTCGATGGGATACGGCTTGATGTTTGCGAGTTCCGTTTTCTATATGTTGTATTACTTGGCTCGTCCGGATCTGATCTCCATCTACATGCTGATCGTTTCCATAGGTGCTTTGATTTCGATGGTTGTCTTGATGCCGATTTGTATGCGCATCTTCAAAACAGCCCAAAAAACATTGTTTGTAACGCAAATAATAGCCATCATCTGCTATGTGACGCTTTTCTTCGTAGGTAACAAGAGTATGATGCTGCTTTATGTCATCACTTTCATTGCAACGGCTTTTGCTTCAATGTCAAATGCGCTTGTGAATGTACTGGTGAACGATGCTATCGACTATGTCCAATTCAAAGATGGCATCACAGCAAATGGCGTTATTTCATCCATCAAAGGCTTTGCGCAGAAATGCGGAAATACCGTAACGAACTCAGGGATTCTGGCTGTGCTTGCTTGGGCAGGCTACAGAGCCGGTGAAATCGGCAACCAACCAGAGAGCACTCTGCTTGCCATCAACTTCCTGCGTTTCGGTGCACCAGCCTTAGCCGGAGCCATTCTGTTGATTGCCTTGAAGTTTAATCCTGTAGAAAAACACCGTGCGGATATCCAAGAAATGAAAGATCTTATCCGCGACCACAGCGAAGACAATCATGAAGCATAA
- a CDS encoding family 78 glycoside hydrolase catalytic domain, whose translation MNIQKLRTNHLKNPLGYLLDTLSLSWIVSGKNEPGMETKVVVAADAAFAEVQFESGWIEGINALDFQPEISLLPQTRYYWKVIAQAGGELLAESEPAWFETAKQPGAWAAQWITPGEDQAAQPIVKKQFVLGKEVADARLYICGLGLYEFELNGQRTHDEYLLPGYHAYDFWQQYQTFDVTDSLKSGGNALGILLGDGWYKGRFGFDGGYTNLYGEQLKLIAELHLAYADGTTETIGSDDSWLTQPGPVLKSSIYDGEVYDARKEVADWSVYTEDLAGWQPVTVLPDATERLSARLSPALKYVESLVPEVIQSPAGETILDFKQNMVGWIAFKSQAPAGTEVGYEVGEELQDGCFYNDNLRTAEAKFTYISDGSERVVRPHFTFYGFRFARLIGFDQDVDPADFIGYVIHSDLEVTGKIETANPQVNQLIKNALWGQKGNFLDVPTDCPQRDERMGWTGDAQIFARTASYNMYTPAFYRKFMHDLRLEQEQLDGSVPFVVPMLKPKNSEGGFMGAGAAAWSDAATVIPWVLYEQHGDLSLLQEQYATMVDWVEYVYREDERSGSNRLWTTGFQFGDWLALDGKNPKAPIGGTDTKLVASVYYFYSATLTAKAAAALGNQADAEKYTALAESIKAALQAEFLTAKGRLAVNTQTAYVLFLYFDLVPQASLSRVIADFEAKLLEDDVHLKTGFVGTPYLCEALTKSGLTELAYSILLNEDYPSWLYAVNLGATTIWERWNSVLPDGKISGTDMNSLNHYAYGSIVEWLYRSVLGIQADPEQAGYRHFYLKPAPSAQLGAASGEYDSSSGKITSAWRILEDGQLHFAFEVPTQSTATIELPHCLVDEIAVQLQGLGIAQTEIIQKGDGVAFTVAGGAYAFTYKPLKSYKVSYSIAMTYKELLAIKATRNVIFDHLPMLKGNDLALNQLDSPFETFSSVPIVQHFVNDRVLGEINEALAKL comes from the coding sequence ATGAACATACAGAAATTACGCACAAACCACTTAAAAAATCCGCTAGGCTATCTGTTGGATACACTGAGCTTGTCCTGGATCGTGTCCGGCAAAAATGAGCCGGGCATGGAGACGAAAGTAGTAGTGGCAGCTGATGCCGCTTTCGCAGAAGTCCAGTTCGAAAGCGGCTGGATCGAGGGAATCAACGCATTGGACTTCCAACCGGAAATCAGCTTGCTGCCGCAAACGCGCTACTACTGGAAAGTTATTGCTCAAGCAGGCGGTGAACTGCTTGCCGAAAGCGAGCCGGCTTGGTTCGAAACAGCGAAGCAGCCGGGTGCGTGGGCAGCGCAGTGGATCACTCCCGGCGAGGATCAAGCAGCGCAGCCGATCGTGAAGAAACAATTTGTGCTGGGAAAAGAAGTCGCGGATGCGCGTTTGTACATCTGCGGATTGGGCTTGTACGAATTTGAATTGAACGGACAGCGGACGCATGACGAGTACCTCCTGCCGGGCTACCATGCCTATGACTTCTGGCAACAATATCAGACATTCGATGTGACGGACAGTCTGAAGAGCGGCGGCAACGCGCTGGGGATTCTGCTCGGGGATGGCTGGTACAAAGGCCGGTTCGGCTTTGATGGCGGCTACACCAATCTGTATGGGGAGCAACTGAAGTTGATTGCCGAACTACATCTTGCCTACGCGGACGGAACAACGGAAACCATCGGCAGCGATGACTCCTGGCTGACACAACCGGGCCCGGTCCTGAAAAGCAGCATCTACGACGGAGAAGTCTACGATGCGCGCAAAGAAGTTGCCGATTGGTCCGTTTATACGGAAGACCTCGCGGGATGGCAGCCGGTCACTGTTTTGCCGGATGCAACGGAGCGGCTTTCCGCCCGTTTGAGCCCGGCTCTGAAATATGTCGAAAGCTTGGTTCCGGAGGTGATCCAGTCACCTGCGGGCGAAACGATCCTGGATTTCAAACAAAATATGGTCGGTTGGATAGCCTTCAAGTCGCAGGCACCGGCCGGAACGGAAGTCGGTTATGAAGTGGGGGAAGAGTTGCAGGATGGCTGTTTCTACAACGATAACCTACGGACTGCGGAAGCGAAGTTCACCTACATCAGCGACGGAAGCGAAAGAGTCGTCCGTCCGCACTTCACATTCTATGGTTTCCGCTTCGCAAGGCTGATCGGTTTCGATCAGGATGTCGATCCGGCCGATTTCATCGGCTACGTGATCCACAGTGACTTGGAAGTGACGGGGAAAATCGAGACGGCGAATCCCCAAGTGAATCAATTGATCAAAAACGCCCTTTGGGGACAAAAAGGCAATTTCCTGGATGTGCCGACGGATTGCCCGCAACGGGATGAGCGGATGGGCTGGACCGGCGATGCGCAGATTTTTGCCCGCACAGCGAGCTACAACATGTACACACCGGCGTTTTACCGGAAGTTTATGCACGATCTGCGCCTGGAGCAGGAACAATTGGACGGATCCGTTCCCTTCGTCGTGCCGATGCTGAAACCGAAAAATTCGGAAGGCGGTTTTATGGGAGCCGGCGCCGCGGCCTGGAGCGATGCCGCGACCGTGATTCCTTGGGTGCTCTATGAACAGCACGGCGACCTCTCGCTGTTGCAAGAGCAGTACGCCACGATGGTCGACTGGGTCGAATACGTCTACCGCGAAGATGAACGCAGCGGTTCGAACAGACTTTGGACGACAGGTTTTCAGTTCGGCGATTGGCTGGCGTTGGACGGAAAGAACCCGAAAGCTCCGATCGGCGGGACGGATACGAAGCTGGTCGCTTCTGTCTACTATTTTTATTCGGCAACCCTTACGGCCAAGGCTGCCGCAGCTTTGGGCAATCAGGCCGATGCCGAAAAGTACACGGCCTTGGCGGAAAGCATCAAAGCCGCCCTTCAGGCTGAATTTCTGACCGCGAAGGGGCGCCTAGCTGTCAATACGCAGACCGCCTATGTCCTGTTCCTCTACTTCGATCTGGTGCCGCAAGCAAGCTTGAGCCGGGTCATCGCCGATTTCGAAGCGAAGCTGTTGGAGGATGATGTCCATCTGAAGACCGGATTTGTCGGGACTCCGTATCTGTGCGAAGCGCTCACGAAGAGCGGCTTGACGGAGCTGGCCTACAGCATCTTGCTGAACGAGGATTATCCGAGCTGGCTGTATGCGGTCAATTTGGGCGCAACCACAATCTGGGAGCGTTGGAATTCCGTCTTGCCGGATGGGAAAATCAGCGGCACAGACATGAATTCGTTGAATCATTACGCCTACGGATCGATCGTCGAATGGCTTTACCGTTCGGTGCTGGGCATTCAAGCCGATCCGGAGCAAGCCGGCTACCGCCATTTTTATCTGAAACCTGCCCCAAGCGCGCAACTGGGCGCCGCAAGTGGGGAATATGACTCCTCTTCAGGCAAAATCACGAGTGCGTGGCGCATCCTGGAAGATGGGCAACTGCATTTCGCCTTCGAGGTGCCTACCCAAAGCACAGCCACGATCGAACTTCCGCACTGCTTAGTCGATGAAATCGCGGTCCAATTGCAGGGTCTGGGCATTGCCCAAACGGAAATTATCCAAAAAGGCGATGGCGTAGCCTTTACGGTAGCCGGCGGAGCGTATGCATTTACCTACAAGCCGCTGAAATCCTACAAGGTCAGCTATTCCATTGCGATGACGTACAAAGAGCTCTTGGCTATCAAAGCGACACGCAATGTGATTTTCGACCATCTGCCGATGCTGAAAGGGAATGACTTGGCGCTGAACCAGTTGGATAGCCCGTTCGAAACTTTTTCCTCGGTCCCGATTGTGCAGCATTTTGTGAATGACCGCGTTCTTGGAGAAATCAATGAGGCGCTGGCGAAACTGTAA
- a CDS encoding glycoside hydrolase family 43 protein — protein sequence MIRNPILPGFYPDPSTCRVEEDFYLVTSSFSYFPGVPIFHSKDLEQWEQIGHVLDRPEQLPLTHEMISAGIFAPTIRYHEGTFYMITTNMSMGVVNFIVTATDPAGPWSDMHIIKGADGIDPSLFWDEDGKCYYTGTTRFDDEAGSRQGIWCSEIDLATFELVGERHIIGTGAQVNAESPEGPHLYKKDGYYYLMIAEGGTEHFHAVTISRSQSIFGEYENHQGNPILTHRHLGTGYPIWNVGHGDLIELQNGGWYMVCLGSRLSEGRHKLLGRETFLVPVVWEDGWPVVSKGTGKVEWTYPSPGLPSWQPAGRAVNDFKAPVVENFEQELGFDWNFLGTPREEFAKVEAGRLRLKLLKSSLVPWEFDNTDGSVFSRISKIGKTKENVSFVGRRQQHLDFQATVTVHFSPEQNETAGIAVLQNDANQLRLEITEGQAGNPVVRCMRVVSHYDQSGIQHFTETQLGEVVAAPNQADFVLQVKGNGSRYSFSAGPAAARLEPVAERVDGSFLGSETAGGFVGAYIGLFASGNGQTKEKYAEFETFIYEGFE from the coding sequence ATGATCCGAAATCCGATTCTGCCGGGTTTTTACCCGGATCCGTCAACCTGCCGGGTCGAAGAAGATTTTTATCTCGTCACTTCCAGCTTCAGTTATTTTCCGGGCGTGCCGATTTTCCACAGCAAGGATTTGGAGCAATGGGAACAGATCGGGCACGTGCTGGATCGGCCTGAACAGTTGCCGTTGACGCATGAAATGATTTCTGCCGGCATTTTTGCCCCGACCATCCGCTACCATGAAGGCACGTTTTATATGATCACGACCAATATGAGCATGGGCGTCGTCAATTTTATCGTGACCGCCACCGATCCTGCCGGGCCGTGGTCGGACATGCACATCATCAAAGGCGCGGACGGCATCGATCCTTCCTTGTTCTGGGACGAAGACGGAAAGTGCTATTACACAGGGACGACCCGTTTCGATGACGAGGCGGGTTCCAGGCAAGGCATTTGGTGCTCCGAGATCGACCTGGCTACTTTTGAGTTGGTCGGCGAGCGCCACATCATCGGGACGGGAGCCCAGGTAAATGCTGAATCCCCGGAAGGTCCGCATTTGTACAAAAAAGACGGTTATTATTATTTGATGATTGCCGAAGGCGGGACGGAACATTTCCATGCCGTCACGATCAGCCGCAGCCAATCGATTTTCGGGGAATATGAGAATCACCAAGGAAATCCGATCCTGACCCATCGCCACCTCGGAACAGGCTATCCAATCTGGAATGTGGGCCATGGGGATTTGATCGAATTGCAGAACGGCGGTTGGTATATGGTGTGCCTCGGTTCAAGGTTGAGCGAAGGCAGACATAAACTGTTGGGCCGCGAAACCTTTCTCGTGCCGGTTGTGTGGGAGGATGGTTGGCCCGTCGTCAGCAAAGGCACAGGCAAAGTGGAATGGACCTATCCATCGCCGGGACTGCCGAGCTGGCAACCGGCTGGGCGCGCAGTCAATGATTTCAAGGCGCCTGTCGTCGAGAATTTCGAACAGGAACTGGGTTTTGACTGGAACTTTTTGGGCACGCCCCGCGAGGAATTTGCCAAGGTGGAAGCAGGCCGTCTGCGCTTGAAGCTGCTGAAAAGCTCTTTGGTCCCATGGGAATTCGACAATACGGACGGGAGCGTCTTCAGCCGCATCTCGAAAATCGGCAAAACAAAAGAGAACGTCAGCTTCGTCGGCAGACGCCAGCAGCATCTGGATTTTCAGGCAACGGTCACGGTCCATTTTTCACCGGAGCAAAACGAGACGGCGGGCATCGCCGTCCTGCAGAATGACGCCAATCAATTGCGTTTGGAAATCACGGAAGGCCAAGCGGGAAATCCGGTCGTGCGCTGTATGCGGGTGGTCTCGCATTATGATCAATCCGGCATCCAGCACTTCACCGAAACGCAGCTGGGCGAAGTCGTTGCGGCTCCGAATCAAGCGGATTTTGTCCTACAAGTAAAAGGAAATGGCTCGCGCTACAGTTTCTCGGCAGGGCCAGCCGCAGCCAGACTGGAGCCGGTTGCTGAGCGGGTGGACGGGTCCTTCCTGGGTTCGGAAACAGCTGGCGGGTTTGTCGGCGCCTATATCGGCCTGTTCGCTTCCGGAAACGGACAAACGAAAGAGAAGTATGCAGAATTCGAAACCTTCATTTACGAGGGGTTTGAATGA